From the Salarias fasciatus chromosome 5, fSalaFa1.1, whole genome shotgun sequence genome, the window CGTTACTTTAGATCAGCTGTTTGGTAAACAAGAGTAACTGTCATATAGGTCACAATATGTCTGTTGACGATATTTTTTATCTTCTTAAGTGCTCCTGAGTCCGTCTCTACATCCATTTAAATCTCAGACAGTGGAGTTATGGAAAGTTTGTCTAAAGACACAAAGCAGAGCTGTCAGTTGGAAGTACCACAGCAGCTGAActcttctctgttttctttatttaaacttCACACATGTACTTTCAAACACGACACCTAAACAATCTTTCATCTTGTTAAGTGCTACTGTGACTAATTTGGTAAGTACAACATTTAAAGCTCTACCCGGACACCACGCTGCACATTCAATAGTGTGTGTATTGGGATTCAAAATATTTGACAAATCATGCTGTAACTTTGTTCCCTTTTTGATCATTTATTGTCGAACCTACATTGATCAAAAATGTCAAATCTCCATCCAGTTGACATGATCATTTGCACATATTTAAAGGTGTGGCACTGCTGGTTGAAGTAATTaactctttttgtttgtttttcacattgatTACTTCTACTGATCAAATCAGTTCAAGCTTCACAACAGATTTTTAATCATCACTGGTCACAAAACTTCAATATGTGACATCTGGCTTTAATGTAATCAAATTAGGCATGGAATAATGTATTGCTTTAATAATGTGGAATAAACTGCATGATTCTTAAATTGATAGATTCATAATTATTTAAATGTCCTTAAATTGTAAATCTTTTTTGTAGTGCAGCTTAAAACCCTTCATGGGTATTAAAACTATATGTTTGACTTGAAATAACAATCTCCAGATATCTACTACATTTACCttccaaaaaccaaaaaacactcttaaaaaaaaaaagttacaagtCTCAAAGCTTGATAACTTGGGGTAGATTCGTGTTGCTTAGATTTgtctgtttcatttgttttgcgAGGCAGCACATTTCTGAAAATGGAATTTTTGCACAAAGCAACTAAATCTGCTGGTTTCTGAGGAGGCGTGAAGCAGCAACACGCAGAGTGGAGACAGTCAAGCATgcagttatttctttttttgtttgtttttggcctttattttggtggtggtggtggtttgtCTGGAGGGTGGGGGGTAGCACAGAACGTTTGGTGATGTAATGCTGATTTATTTTGGATATCTTTTTCATGGTATATTTAAATAACTTAtaagatctgaaaaaaaaaagtttccactATCCCAAACAACTATGttgatgaacaaaacaaaaatggttAAAGCATAGTGTCCTATAATAAGCAAGTACAGCTCTTGGACATATTTGTTTGTTAAACTATTGGCTAAAAATTTATCAAATGTGTGAATTTGCTAATTAACAGGTTAAAAATTATCTTGCTTTTTGCATTAAGTTTGAatctttagtttttgtttgttttttgtttttttctttgttctgtttaACAGGAGATATGAATGAGGAGGCGCTGCTAAAGGGGCTTTTCACTGACACTTACTGTCACTTGTGTGAAGCCGAGCTGTGTTTTGAATCTCAGCGTGTGTCTCACTATGAGGTGTGTGCCTTACTTTTCACTACCCATATTTTTGAGCATATATTTTGAGCTTTTGCAGTAATGCCTCAAATCCCTGCTGTCCGCAGGGAAAGAAACACGCTCAGAGACTCAAGGTGTATCTGCAGGCTAAGCGAGCCGAAATGAACAGAGACTCCAAGGATCCCCAAGTCAGTGTTTAATTACAGATTTGACCTTTAAATATTTCCAATTAATACTTATTTATTCTTTGAAagcagtttttctgtttgtgctcAGAAGTATACCTATCATTCATCACCAGACCATCTTCTACTTGTGCtttcttattcttcttttttttccacagtggtCCATGAGTACTGGTAAAGACCGTTTTTGTGAGTTATGTAATATGGTGTTCAGCTCCAGCGTGGTGGCGAAATCACACTATGAAGGCAAGGTCCATTCAAAAAATCTCCGCAAACAAGGCCTTCACCTACCAGGCAAGTGTGGATTTTGTCTTGGGGAAAGTATCTTAATGATCAAAATTACAGCGTTACAAATCACCAACTGCTTGccgtgacagtttttttttcctcagagaaATGATCAAATGTCTTTACTTTTATAGAAAAGCGTTCAGAAGCCCATACTTTACCAAATGTCACTCAGGATCCGGATTCCGATCTGAAAATACTcccagaagcagctgcagggcaTCCCACGGACCCCGCAGCTCCCACGATCCCCCCACTGAGTGAGGTTGATCTGAAAGACCGAAACAAGTACTGCGCCCTGTGTGCTGCGGTCTTCAACAACCCGCAGATGGCCTTGCAGCACTACAATGGACGCAGACACCAGAGGAAGCAGGCCAGACAGGAGCTGCTCAAAGAGTTGGGCGATGACGCACATCAAGGTAACACAAGGTCTTTGTTTAGAGTCTAACATCAAGATGGATTTTTATcatatattcatttaatttagCAACCGAGAGGAATTACGGTAATAGAGACTTTTTTCTCGAGCTATGTTTACTGTCCAGTTAGGCATGTTGCAGGTCACCCAAAAAAAGTTCACCGCAGCTCAACATGTAAGCAAGGCCTCTTCTGTATCGTCATAGAAAGAATGCAGCAAACATTGATTTAATATTCAATATTAAACAGCACTGGTGTTTAAAGCAGCTAATTCTCTCTGTCAATAAGGCTTGATAATATGGTAGATGAGGAAGGCAAGGCAAGTTCATAAGGCAATTTAAAGTGCTTCATTTTGATTTGTAGAAAGGTCGTTCTGTGTGAGATTTATTGTTGTGATATTACTTGAACTTTGTGTATTGTGGCATCAGCATGTAGAAAATGATTTCAAGTTGTGGTAGAAATTACACTTGGAAATGAGTGAGGCACAGAGTGAACAATAGCTagcattacaaaaaaaacttttctttccaCTGTTTGAATATTCATATGACAGTAAATTTCTTTATTTCCAGCCAACTCCCTGAAGTGTCGAATGTGTAGTTTGCAATTTAACTCAGTGGAGATGTACCAGGCTCACATGGCGGGAAACAAACACCAGATTAGGTAAGATCTGACATTTTCTAACAAGTGCTGCGGTTTGCATCATCATAtcacaaatgtttgtttgcaATTTGGAAAAATTCCAGCCAATATGAATTAATTTAGCAAATTGAATAATCAAATAATTCCAGTTTATATGATCTTCACCAGGGAGAAGAAGGTGGTTGACCTGTGCAACTCGCAGCAAAAAGTCTACAGCACATTTGCAGACGAGCTGGCGGACTATATTGAGGTCCAGAAAGCTCGAGGAGTCACCCTCAAGACCAGCGACGGGGGTGCTGTGCTAAAAGAGGATGAAGACGTTGAAGAAGAGCGTCAAGGCTTTGATGAGGGAGATGTAAGAGGTTTGAATATCCCGGTGGGCGCGCCGCCTCCCGCCTCCCACCCTCCTCTTCAGTCCCATCCAGGCTGTTATTACCCAGCCAGAATGTGGCAGCCGGCATATCAGGGTCCGCCTTGGCCAACGCATGGCTGGGAGCACAGGTACCCTCCTCCACTTCTGTCATCAGCAAGCTCTCCACGTTTCAGAACTCGGCcagcaaagaggaaaaagttTACGAACGATTCAAGTTCCTCTTCATACACCACTTCATCATACTCGTCcgatagcagcagcagcagcagtgaaagtgaTGACAGTGAAAAAAGGCGACGGGAAAAGAGAAAGATTATCAGgtcgaggagagagagaggcagggggAAACGACGTATGGGttcagagaaagaggagaggatcAGAAAGCATcggaagagggagagagagcaatCTGTAGAGTCAgatgaggagagaagaaaaaagcccAAACACCGcggaaaacacagaagaaaagaaaacaagttcCAGGAAGAGAACCTTGAGGTGGAACGACCTCAAAGGGAAATGGACAAATTGAAACCAGAagacacagaggagagcagaagagaaaCTGAAGTGCacattcagactgaagcagatgttggacagagggagggggggcaggacgAGCCATCCAAAGCCAAATGTAGGAGAGAtaagaagaagacaaaagagAAGACGGACACCAGAACAGAAGAGGAGAAGCTGTGGGATGACTCCATTCTGGGATGCTGAGCTCTGCTTTCACAACTGCTGTGAACTGAAATAAGGAGACTTTTACAGGTTTCAGAATCAGATCAAACTACTGGAGTGGGTTTCTCTGTGGGTGTGCTAGCTGGCTAGCTGAATGGAGTCAGTATTTGTAAAGAATTAATATATATATCTAAATCTGAAGTCTGCGTTTACATTTCACAGGGGCTCCTGTTCATTTGacctcttgttttttgtttgttttttttgtttttttgctaaTTGCTGACTGTGATTTTGGATCTCCTACGTTCCTTCATGTTCATGTTAAAACTAAGTTCAAGTCTTCTCAACCTGTCAACACGTTAGCGAGGGAAGTGATTCAAACACTGAACTTATTTTCTCAGCAGACATCATAAATTGCGATTCCTTCTCTAACCTGTGGTTGATGCTGTCGAGCTTCATTCTGAACACCAGTAAAGCCAGTAAAAGTCTGCAGGTGTTAGAAGCTCAGTTATTTCATTTCCTTTGGAGCGCAGTTGTTCTTCTGTCAGGAGGCTGTGAGAGGCGGACAGCCTCTGCTCGCCACTGATATCATGAAGTGGTGAATATGAAACAAAGACTTTTACCAGTTCCTTCTGCACAACAGAAGTGTCGACACGTGTGCCATGTCTATATGTTTATAGAGCACAATAAGTGTTTGTGGTCATACAGGTGCAAAGGTTAAAATGAGCACAGCTCCTCTCCAAACCTCAGAATTGAAGTTCAGAGTTACATGTGGCGGGTTAAGTGAAGGAGGCTTGTGATCTGGGATCCAGACACAACATCGCCAGTGCTTTATTTACTGTCAAAACAGAGAATCAAGTGATATGATGATTCCTctgattgtgttttaaaaaagtcaGCTCACAAAGCCACAGTTTGGTTTCTTGAATATGTTCAGTCCTGAATTTCGGAGGTAACCGAGCTGCTTGTGAGCCACATTATACTTTATCaataattcagtttttattttaaatgttaagaGTCAGGACACTGGGATTACTTGTTTTGATAAATTTTGTAAAACCTAATCAACTTCTGTCAGTCAAATATAAAACAAGATGAGTAGCTTGGTGTGTttatctaagaaaaaaaaaaaaaaaaaaaaccttgaaacaGGTGAAGAAGAGTGTCAAGGTCTTTTTGGAACCGagtaaaaaacagaaaaacaaaactttaatgTCCTTACAGAATCTTGGAGGCATTATGATGATAAACTCTTCATACAAACCAAATAAATTTAAAGCAGCTCTTTCGAAGACACAGATGAAGAGTCACAAAAGGCTGAGAGGAACAGACAAAATGAACTTTTTAGCTCTGCAGCGTTTGAGTTGAGGCGTTGAAGCGGGATAACCAACAAAGGGCTTCTCAGCTCGGCGAGCGCCATCGAGCAGCTCTGAAGCCCCCTGAGATCTCCTGTTTTCAAAGAATCCTGTGGTCTCCTTCCTTGTCTTGCTTGAATGTTCGACCCCCGTAAAGCTGTCGCGTTCCCACATCCTCTCGCTCTAAGACCCCCACCAGACTCTGCAGCGCCCTAAACCTTCAACACTATATGAAGAAAGAAATATACAAAACAAATTGCATGTTTGATAGATAATGAACATTCAGCACTTTCAGGAATAAAGTTTCTGTGGTTGGCTGAGCATTTAAACAGTTCCCAGGCTTAAATCctctttgtttttgaaaagaaaagaaaatttaattttgaagttgttttatttggcatgtgctgcagcttttctgTATAAAACATATTTACTAATATGACGTTCAAAGAAGAACCGGAATGTGACAGAAGTCCATCGACATATCATATCGTTTATGTCAGTTTCAGACCAGAACATTGCGAAATGTAATTCTGATTTAAGTAGTAAttggtttctgtttgtgtttttaataaattGTTTTAGTTAATTGTGAAATATAGACGTCAGCCGTTTAATGCTTCAGTTTCAGGAGCTCTGGGCAATCTTCTTACATTTTGTTCATGCATCAAATCGATCATTAGACACATTGGTCATGAATGAAAATTACTTTCAAGCCTGTTCGCACATCTCTGAGTGCAGTCTAAAATGGAACCAATATGTCAGGAGTTTCACTGAGGACAGAATTTAGACAGTCGGCATCGTTCCTTTATGGGGCGCCGTCAGGTGTTTCATCCTCTGTTCATTTTTCAGCGTCTTGAACATTAATATCACAAAAGGAGAAGAGGTTGACTGAACAACTTTGTTGGAAGGATCTAAAgccttttattttaaatacaagCTGAACTTAACGTGCTGCTGATGATTTCTACGAACACATCAAAAGTTATGCAACGCTTTCTTGTTGTCTTTCATTTTGACTGATGGAATCAAAAGAAAACTTAGTTtatcaaaatgaaatcaatcaatctttatttgtagagcacttttcatattcataaaaacaacgcaaagtgctcaacagcaaaaaacagtcataaaaacaaaaaaacgcaCCATCAATCAgtatgccacacacacacacacacacacacacacacacacacacacacacacacacacacacacacacacacacacatacacatacacacagacagccaggtgcacacacacatacaaacagaccTACACCCATTTCGCTCAAACGGGGAGACATGGcctggcactgagcatcatgggaaacaccaccagtggggccgcccacaccaggagaagtTGAAGGTCATTAATACAGGGGCCCAGCGCCCGAACCTCAGCCCCgtcagaccaagggaacccgaacaccaaggtgtggagacccccgggccagccgggaccagaggacccgagCGCAgtaaccccagcagaggaccggatCCAACTCCCAGTGTGAAGGCAAATAAGGCATATACAGTACATGTAGAGCCAAAATAGTTTGCAGAGTCACGGCACACGCCTCACTGGGGTTTGTATCCGAATGCACCTCGTACTTTACCTCACGAAGTTAGGAGACAGAACTGCTGCACCCCACCGCCAGTGTAAATATAAAACACTGACAGATTTCTGGAGGAATGTTTGCGTCTCCACTCCCTTCCAGTTGGTATTTCAACATCGTTTTTGTCTTCTTTGCTGGCATTCCCTTTCTGCTCCGCAGTTGTGAAGCGGTGTATGTAGGCCTCAGCTGTAGGTCATGCACCTGGGCAGAGACCACAGCGCTGCAGAACACACCACTTTCTGTTGTTCGATTTATTCTACCACATCAGCTTTCATAAAACATCGGCTGCTCCTTATGATCTCTGAGActaaagatattttctgtttctatGTTTAATCTTTGACCTGGATCTCTGTGATGAAAACAAGTATTAATCTTTACAGACTATAAATTGTGAAATTGTTTGCATTATACactcagagttttttttcttcttttctttttttcctgcaagcTGAAGGTCTTTGTCTCATGTTGGCTGGAGGCTGGCTCAGCCTGACAGGCTCTCTGTGTCACGCTGGGGTGTTACCTT encodes:
- the zmat1 gene encoding zinc finger matrin-type protein 1, which codes for MADRSVCTPLSVESDASNCTFRSPNANSFPDADKVINTKSDSTQVKGDMNEEALLKGLFTDTYCHLCEAELCFESQRVSHYEGKKHAQRLKVYLQAKRAEMNRDSKDPQWSMSTGKDRFCELCNMVFSSSVVAKSHYEGKVHSKNLRKQGLHLPEKRSEAHTLPNVTQDPDSDLKILPEAAAGHPTDPAAPTIPPLSEVDLKDRNKYCALCAAVFNNPQMALQHYNGRRHQRKQARQELLKELGDDAHQANSLKCRMCSLQFNSVEMYQAHMAGNKHQIREKKVVDLCNSQQKVYSTFADELADYIEVQKARGVTLKTSDGGAVLKEDEDVEEERQGFDEGDVRGLNIPVGAPPPASHPPLQSHPGCYYPARMWQPAYQGPPWPTHGWEHRYPPPLLSSASSPRFRTRPAKRKKFTNDSSSSSYTTSSYSSDSSSSSSESDDSEKRRREKRKIIRSRRERGRGKRRMGSEKEERIRKHRKREREQSVESDEERRKKPKHRGKHRRKENKFQEENLEVERPQREMDKLKPEDTEESRRETEVHIQTEADVGQREGGQDEPSKAKCRRDKKKTKEKTDTRTEEEKLWDDSILGC